The window ACCCTGGTGTCCTCCCGCGACCGCGTGCTGCCGGGTGAGGACCCGGACGCGGCCGCCGTCCTGGAGGACGTCTTCCGCCGCCGCGGCATGAACGTCATGGCGCGCTCGCGTGCCGCCGCGGCCAAGCGGGTCGGGGACCGCGTGGAGGTGACGCTGGCGGACGGCCGGGTCATCGAGGGCAGCCACTGCCTGATGGCCGTCGGCGCCATCCCCAACAGCGCCGGGCTCGGCCTGGAGGAGGCCGGCGTCAAGCTGCGCGATTCCGGTCACATCTGGACCGACAAGGTGTCCCGGACGACGGCTCCGGGCGTGTACGCGGCCGGCGACGTGACCGGGGTCTTCGCACTGGCCTCGGTGGCGGCGATGCAGGGACGCATCGCGATGTACCACTTCCTGGGCGACGCGGTGGCCCCGCTGAACCTCAAGACGGTCTCCTCCAACGTCTTCACCGACCCCGAGATCGCCACGGTCGGCTACTCCCAGGCCGACGTGGACGCGGGCAAGATCGACGCCCGGTGTGTGAAGCTGCCGCTCCTGCGCAACCCGCGCGCCAAGATGCAGGGCATCCGGGACGGCTTCGTCAAGATCTTCTGCCGTCCGGGCACGGGAATCGTGGTCGGCGGCGTGGTCGTGGCCCCGCGCGCCTCGGAACTGATCCACCCCATCTCGATCGCCGTCGACAACAACCTGACGGTCGAGCAGATCGCGAACGCGTTCACCGTGTACCCCTCGCTGTCGGGCTCGATCGCCGAGGTGGCACGGCAGCTGCACACGCGCAAGGCGACGGGCGAGGCGTAGGGGCACGGCACGGTTGCGACTCCCCGCCGGTCACGGGGAGTCGTGGACCATGCCGGTGGCAGGAGCGAACGGAACAGGCTCTATACCATCTGGCGTTCTGCCCTGCGAACAACTTCTGCTAATCGGCGCAAACTGCTGAAAGCAGACGGTCACTGGGGTTACTGTCAGTTTCGTGTTCGCTGCTGAACGTCGCCAATTGATCCTCGAAATGGTGCGAGCGAACGGTGCCGTGTCGCTCCGTGAACTCGCCCGCGTCGTCCAGACCTCCGAAGTGACCGTACGGCGGGACGTGCGGGCGCTGGAGGCCGAAGGACTCCTCGACCGCCGGCACGGCGGTGCGGTACTCCCGGGTGGGTTCACCCGTGAGTCCGGCTTCCCGCAGAAGTCGCATCTCGCGACCGCGGAGAAGACGGCCATCGCCGACCTTGCCGCGGGCCTCGTCGAAGAGGGCGAGGCGATCGTCGTGGGCGCGGGTACGACCACCCAGGAGCTGGCCCGCCGGCTCGCCCGGGTGCCCGGCCTGACCGTCGTCACCAACTCCCTGCTGGTCGCCCAGGCGCTGGCCCACGCCAACCGCGTGGAGGTCGTGATGACCGGCGGCACGCTGCGCGGCTCCAACTACGCGCTCGTCGGGTCCGGGGCCGAGCAGTCGCTGCACGGGCTGCGGGTGTCCAAGGCCTTCCTGTCGGGGAGCGGACTGACGGCCGAGCGCGGCCTGTCCACGTCCAACATGCTGTCGGCGTCCGTCGACCGGGCCCTGGTGCAGTCCGCCGCGGAGGTGGTGGTGCTCGCCGACCACTCCAAGCTCGGTACGGACACGATGTTCCAGACGGTCCCGACCGACCTCATCACCCGCCTGGTGACGGACGATCCCCCGGCCCACGACGACCGCGCGGCCACCGAGCTCCAGGCCCTCGCCGACCAGGGCGTCCAGATCGCCGTGACCGGCGCGGCGGGAAACCCGGCGGCGGACCAGCCCCCGCCCCGCGACCGCCGCCGTGAGGTGCCCCTCCCGGGCCCCCGCCGCACCCAGCCACCGGGCGCGAACCTCCGCCCGGCGTCCCTGGGCGGGGACCAGCCGAACGGCACGGAGCGTCCGGCCGCACGGGTGGCGGACCTCCGGAGGCGCTGAGGGCTTCGCCGCCCCCGGGGGAGGCCTGGGGAGGTCTTCGGGACGCGCTCGGGAAGGACCGCGGACCGCCTCGCCCCGGAAAGCACGGAGCCCGGCGGGCCGCTCGCGCGGCTCGCCGGGCTCCTGCGGGTGCTCCGGAAGATCAGTCCTTGATCTCGCAGATGACGGCGCCGGAGGTGACGGAGGCGCCGACGTCGGCGGACAGGCCCTTGATGGTGCCGCTGCGGTGGGCGTTGAGCGGCTGCTCCATCTTCATGGCCTCCAGGACGACGACCAGGTCGCCCTCCTTGACCTCCTGGCCCTCCTCGACGGCGACCTTGACGATGGTGCCCTGCATCGGGGAGGCGAGGGTGTCGCCGGAGGCGACGGGGCCGGACTTCTTCGCGGCGCGGCGCTTGGGCTTGGCGCCCGCGGCGAGGCCGGTGCGGGCCAGGGACATGCCCAGCGAGGTGGGCAGGGAGACCTCCAGGCGCTTGCCGCCGACCTCGACGACGACGGTCTCGCGGCCCGCCTCCTCGTCCGCCTCGGTGTCGGCGACGGCGGTGAAGGGCTTGATGTCGTTGACGAACTCGGTCTCGATCCAGCGGGTGTGGACCGTGAACGGGGCGCTGGATCCCGTCAGTTCCGGGGCGAACGCCGGGTCGGTGACCACCGCGCGGTGGAACGGGATGGCCGTGGCCATGCCCTCGACCTGGAACTCCTCCAGGGCCCGGGCGGCCCGCTGGAGGGCCTCCTTGCGGGTGCGGCCGGTCACGATCAGCTTGGCCAGCAGGGAGTCCCAGGCCGGGCCGATGACGCTGCCGGACTCCACGCCCGCGTCCAGGCGGACGCCGGGGCCGGAGGGCGCGGCGAAGTTCGTCACGGTGCCGGGGGCGGGCAGGAAGCCCCGGCCCGGGTCCTCGCCGTTGATGCGGAACTCGAAGGAGTGGCCGCGCAGCGGCGGGTCGTCGTAGCCGAGCTCCTCGCCGTCGGCGATGCGGAACATCTCGCGCACCAGGTCGATGCCGGCGACCTCCTCGGTGACCGGGTGCTCGACCTGGAGGCGGGTGTTGACCTCCAGGAAGGAGATCGTGCCGTCCTGGCCGACGA of the Streptomyces sp. NBC_01788 genome contains:
- a CDS encoding NAD(P)H-quinone dehydrogenase, with amino-acid sequence MEYVTRIVIIGGGPGGYEAALVAAQLGAEVTVVDCDGLGGASVLTDCVPSKTLIATAEVMTTFDSSYEELGITVADTLSDGGPAEASPAERAARVVGVDLGKVNRRVKRLALAQSHDITASVTRAGARVMRGRGRLEGMQALDGSRTVVVRAADGSEERLTADAVLIATGGHPRELPDAQPDGERILNWTQVYDLDELPEELIVVGSGVTGAEFAGAYQALGSKVTLVSSRDRVLPGEDPDAAAVLEDVFRRRGMNVMARSRAAAAKRVGDRVEVTLADGRVIEGSHCLMAVGAIPNSAGLGLEEAGVKLRDSGHIWTDKVSRTTAPGVYAAGDVTGVFALASVAAMQGRIAMYHFLGDAVAPLNLKTVSSNVFTDPEIATVGYSQADVDAGKIDARCVKLPLLRNPRAKMQGIRDGFVKIFCRPGTGIVVGGVVVAPRASELIHPISIAVDNNLTVEQIANAFTVYPSLSGSIAEVARQLHTRKATGEA
- a CDS encoding DeoR/GlpR family DNA-binding transcription regulator; this translates as MFAAERRQLILEMVRANGAVSLRELARVVQTSEVTVRRDVRALEAEGLLDRRHGGAVLPGGFTRESGFPQKSHLATAEKTAIADLAAGLVEEGEAIVVGAGTTTQELARRLARVPGLTVVTNSLLVAQALAHANRVEVVMTGGTLRGSNYALVGSGAEQSLHGLRVSKAFLSGSGLTAERGLSTSNMLSASVDRALVQSAAEVVVLADHSKLGTDTMFQTVPTDLITRLVTDDPPAHDDRAATELQALADQGVQIAVTGAAGNPAADQPPPRDRRREVPLPGPRRTQPPGANLRPASLGGDQPNGTERPAARVADLRRR
- a CDS encoding acetyl/propionyl/methylcrotonyl-CoA carboxylase subunit alpha: MRKVLIANRGEIAVRVARACRDAGIASVAVYADPDRDALHVRAADEAFALGGDTPATSYLDIDKVLKAAKESGADAIHPGYGFLSENAEFAQAVLDADLVWIGPPPQAIRDLGDKVAARHIAQRAGAPLVAGTPDPVSGAEEVVAFAEEHGLPIAIKAAFGGGGRGLKVARTLDEVPELYESAVREAVAAFGRGECFVERYLDRPRHVETQCLADRHGNVVVVSTRDCSLQRRHQKLVEEAPAPFLSEEQVAELYRASKAIMKEAGYVGAGTVEFLVGQDGTISFLEVNTRLQVEHPVTEEVAGIDLVREMFRIADGEELGYDDPPLRGHSFEFRINGEDPGRGFLPAPGTVTNFAAPSGPGVRLDAGVESGSVIGPAWDSLLAKLIVTGRTRKEALQRAARALEEFQVEGMATAIPFHRAVVTDPAFAPELTGSSAPFTVHTRWIETEFVNDIKPFTAVADTEADEEAGRETVVVEVGGKRLEVSLPTSLGMSLARTGLAAGAKPKRRAAKKSGPVASGDTLASPMQGTIVKVAVEEGQEVKEGDLVVVLEAMKMEQPLNAHRSGTIKGLSADVGASVTSGAVICEIKD